The DNA region GTAGACATCACCCAAACCATTGAACCTGCTGCAAGAACATCGATTGCCTATTGAACGACCTGTATTTGAACCTATTTCATTTATCACTTGAAGATAGAGCAATGAATTTGAATTTTTTTATCGCTTTTAAACATAAAGCAATTACTAGTATTCATAAAAATTCCATCTAGCTTTTGATTTTATTTTCTTATAATCACTTCAAATAATAAGTTTATCCATATAGCAATACATATTAGAGATAAAGTAGATATCAGAATTTTAGGAATAGGCTTTTGATGAAGCTTTGGCGGTAATGATTTAGTAAGGATTGTTTTAGGCGACCAAAAATGTTCATTAAAATCGTAGTAACTCATTTCTATTTTTCCAGGAATTTAGTGAAAATAAGTATCAAGCAAAATCCGTAATAGGAATACGTTTGACAAAAATTTTGAATTTTCCAAGAATGATGGTATGATTTCGCCCTGAACTTGAACTTGATGTACCTGGCTCATTATTGTCAAACAAAGAACACAATTGCGTATTATCTAACCCAGCAAGTTGTGAACCAAGCTTGAAGTAACTTTTGGTTCTAAGTTCTAAATGGTTTTTAACCATTTTCTTTGTTCAAACACAGCATAAAAAACCGTAACATTATTAAAACAGAATTCAGGAGTCAGGAGCCAGAATGGGCTAAACCTTAGCTATCCGCTAACAGAATTGAATTCTGTGTGACTGGCATATTAGTGGGAAATCTGGCGCGAAGATTTGGTTTGGAAGCTTTTGTGTTAGAGAAGCTACTGGCTTTGACAAATGGAAATTTTAACTAATACCTTCAAAGTTATCCTTAAATCAATTATAAATTACAATTATTCAGAAATTGCAAAATATGTTGAGATGTAATTTGGGGTTGTTCAATTTGGGGCGCATGGCCGCAATTCTTAAGCTTTATTAATTGAGATTTTGCAATGGATTGCTGAAATTTTTTTGCATCTTCAGGTGGGAGCATATCATCAGCTTCTCCCCATAAAATCAGTGTTGGTTTGTCAACTTGGGCAATTCTATTTGCCAAGTTGCAATAACCCCCGGTTTTGACATAAGAAATCATGGCATCATGCCAACCAGGCATTTCCTGATGTAACATGGCACACTGAATAGCCAAAAGTAGCTTGGTATCTAAATTAGGTAAGTTACTACATAAATTTAATGCCAAGATGTGGCGTTGACGTAGATATTCTACAGCCAAAAAGTCAAAAGGAGGAAACAAGTATTTGCTAAAGACGGGAGCGCAAGTGTAACCTAAACTATTAATCAATACTAGTGATTTTACAACTTGAGGGTAAGTGAGAGTAAAATCAATTGCAGTTGCACCCCCCATTGATGCACCTACTAGTATTATCGGTCTGTTGATTAAAGTTTTCCAAAAATCGTAAAGATGAATTTGGATTGTAATTGGACTATAATTTATTTCTTTTTGCCTTTGTGTGAAACCAAAACCTAACAAATCTACAGCCCATGTTTCATTTTGAGTAGCAAGTAATGGCAACAGAAGACGGAACTCTAGGATGGAACTATCGAAGCCGTGTAGCAGCAGAATTGGTGTGCCTTTACTACCTTTGTGAATGTAGGTTGTCAAGATTGGATGTTGGCTTAAGGTGGTTGCAAGGGCAATTCTCTCAATACTTTGGAGAAAAGCGATCGCTTTTGGGTCTGTTAGTTGATTAACTTGTGATGGTAGAAAATTAGAAAACACTGGTGTTCAAAGCTTTAATCAAATTTGTAACTGAAACGGAACCAGAAATATTATAAGAATTACTGTAGGAAAAAAATAGCTAATCTAAAAGTCGTGTTGAGTATTTATTATTGTTAGTTTGTTTACACTTGGAGCGATCGCACAAGTTAAAGATAAAAAAACAAGAAAACAACTCTAATGCTCTGGTTCGAGTTGCTGTTGGAAGTAAGTTCGCAAGCTATCTGCCAAAGCTGGAACCTGAACAGCGCGGCGCACTAAATTTTCATCGGCTTCACGCACGTAGATTTGCACAATATCGGCAACTGTGACATTGTTTTCATCCCGACTCACCAGTTCAATCTCATCCCCTGCACCAATTTCACCTTCAATTCCAAAATGTCAATGCCTGCTGCCAATCCATCCAAATACTCTTCTACACTCACTCCTAAGTTTTCAATTTCCGACATGGGTATAATTAGTTTTTTGTTTGATTTTTATATTCAAGCATCTCTCACGTAGCTATCTCACAGTTAAATTATCCAATTTTTGGACTTCACCACGACTTTGCCTCCCCTTGCTTGTCCCTTAAATATGTTCTTGTTGGGGGCGTAAGCTGTTAATCGTAGCGGTCAAAACTAGGACAATTGCCAAAACTAACACGGTATTTCTGAGTATTGAGTTATTCGAGTGTTTGAGTGCGATCGCCACTAATGCCCAAAGTATTACTCCTGTATAAGCGATGTCTCGACGCTGGATAACTATAACTCCTGCAACTGCTGTTGCTATAAATGCCATGACAAGAGTCCAGATTACAGCAGAAATCCCCCAACCGTTCCACCCATGAAAAGACAAGGCACACGCTACGTTGACAATAGTCGCTACGCTAATCCAGCCTAGATAAGTGCTGATTGGAAAGTGAATACACCATTTTTTTAGCCGAGGTACACGCGATTTGCCAATTTCTAATCGCAAATAAACACCAATCAGGGGCAACAGAATCAAGAGCATTGCAATTACAGAAAGAGCAAAAAGCCGAGACAAAAACAGATACACCCAGATACTTTGAGCAACACAAGCAATAACCAATAGATAACCTGTTTTACGTAAATCAGGCTGATCTCGTTGGTCAGGTAGAGCTTGGTATACCCCAAAAGCAAACAACCCAAGGTAAATCAGCCCCCAGATAGCAAAGGCGTAATTGGCAGGGATAATCAGGACATTTTTAAACAAAGTATTGGAAATTTCCCCTATGCTGAGTCCATTAAGTGGAAAAATATTCGATACTACGTTGATAATGAAAGCACCGAAAATTGCAGCCAAAGTAACAAGCTGCCGCCAAAAATCCCGGTAATTGCCTCTTGTGGACTGCTGCATAGGATGTTAATTCATATCTTTTGTGCTTTTAGCTTACATCTGAAAAAGAGCGACGCGTATAAACCACAGGCATATCGAGCAAGTCAATGAGAAGCCAGAGCGATCGCTCTCTACTTACCTTAAATTCCTTTCAAGGCATTGCACCGGATAACCCCAGCCACAGCCTGATATTTCCTCTAAGAAAATTAGATAGTACACAAGGCAAGCTACGCATATTACAGCCAGCAGATGCTAAATTCAACTTGTGGCAAGACTTTGAACTATTTAACCTAGTTGTTAAAAATTATTCATCATGAGCTTCAAAACAGTAGTCTTCTATGGTTCCTACAGGAGCGATCGCCAGGGCATTAAAGCTGCCAGATTCATGATTGATCAGCTTAATCAAAGAAACCATGAGGTGATTTTTGCAGATGCAAAGGAGTATGACTTTGGCATCTTAGACCGGATGTATAAGGAGTATGGCAAAGGTCAGGCTCCTGCAAAGATGGAAGAGCTAGCAGAGCATATCCGAACAGCAGACGGTTTTGTAGTTGTTGCGGGAGAGTATAACCATTCCATTCAGCCAGGGTTGAGCAACCTGATGGCTCACTATCTAGAAGAATACTTTTTCCGTCCGGCTGGTATTGTTTCCTACTCAGTTAGTAGCTTTGGAGGAGTGCGGGCAGCTATACAATTACGCGCTTTTCTGTCAGAGATGGGAATGCCTACTATTTCAAGTATTTTTGCCATTTCTAAAATTGGGGAGTCTCTTTCTGAAGCAGGTGCTTCACGGGAGGCGGCTTTGACGAAGAGAGTTGGTCAATTTTTGGATGAATTAGAGTGGTACGAAGAAGCTTTGCTTCGACAAAGAAAAGAAAAAGGAAACCCGTTCTAATCAAGTCAGATTGGAGACAGGGGGCAGGGAAAGTGGTGGTGAAGTCCAGAAATTGGATAATTTATTTTTTGGAGTTCCCTAGTAAGAATTATTTAAGCGATCGCTTTTGTATGTAATAAACTTTGATCTCACTTCCATTCCTCTCTCCTTTTAGGCTACCGTGTACACACAAGTCGAATTTTTTCTTAAATCCCAAAGATTACCTACTTAATCGCAGTGATGGTTAGGGTGGGGTAAAACTAAAGCTAAAACCTTAGTAAATCAGGTTTGGGGTGAGGTTTTGAGAATTTATGCAATAAATATATTGAATTCGGGTGGTCGTTTATTGAATTCGGGTGNNNNNNNNNNNNNNNNNNNNNNNNNNNNNNNNNNNNNNNNNNNNNNNNNNNNNNNNNNNNNNNNNNNNNNNNNNNNNNNNNNNNNNNNNNNNNNNNNNNNNNNNNNNNNNNNNNNNNNNNNNNNNNNNNNNNNNNNNNNNNNNNNNNNNNNNNNNNNNNNNNNNNNNNNNNNNNNNNNNNNNNNNNNNNNNNNNNNNNNNNNNNNNNNNNNNNNNNNNNNNNNNNNNNNNNNNNNNNNNNNNNNNNNNNNNNNNNNNNNNNNNNNNNNNNNNNNNNNNNNNNNNNNNNNNNNNNNNNNNNNNNNNNNNNNNNNNNNNNNNNNNNNNNNNNNNNNNNNNNNNNNNNNNNNNNNNNNNNNNNNNNNNNNNNNNNNNNNNNNNNNNNNNNNNNNNNNNNNNNNNNNNNNNNNNNNNNNNNNNNNNNNNNNNNNNNNNNNNNNNNNNNNNNNNNNNNNNNNNNNNNNNNNNNNNNNNNNNNNNNNNNNNNNNNNNNNNNNNNNNNNNNNNNNNNNNNGAATTCGGGTAGTCGTTTATTGAATTCAAGCAGTGGTTAGGGTGGAGCAAAACCCAGATTCAAAGAACAACTTCAGACTTGTGTGTACACCGTAGCCTTTTAGGAGAGAGGCTTTGAATCTTACTCCCCTTCCCTTGTAGGGAAGGGGCTGGGGGTTAGGTCTATATTAAACTCAACTGCAAACCGCGTTAACGGAGTTCAAAGACTCATTCACGAGTATGTCTCAAAGATTCATCAGGTTTTTGGCGAGTTTTTCGTGAGTCCTGATAGAATCTGAAAACGTATTAGCATGATTATGCACAACCGTATATTTACTACTTTATTTTTAACTCTATCTCTGGCTATCACACCCCAGATTGTAGTTGCTCAAAATAATATAGAACAGCTATTTCAACAAGGCGACGCTGCCGAAACAGTTGGTAATAACTCCCAAGCTGAAACGATTTGGCGTAAAGTTTTGCAACTTGAACCCAATAATGGCAAAGCTTATAACAATTTGGGTAATGCTTTGCGGCGACAGGGAAAATTAGATGCAGCATTAGCAGCGCACCAGAAAGCATTACAACTCAATCCTAATGATGCGGAAGCTTACGTGGGTATAGGAAACGTGCTAAATGCTCAAGGGAAACAAGAGGAGGCATTGCCAAGAATAATAATATAGAAACAAGGCAGTTATGGACAGAACAACAGAATAAACTAGCAAGCGTAGAAGACGATCGCCAATGGTTGCCTAAAGATGATCCCACTCTACCAGTTAAGCGTTCTGTGGTACGCATTACTGCCGAGTTTTTGAACAGCGATCGCCAGGGAATAGAGATTGGCACTGGTGTAATAATTCAGCGAGAAGGCAGCCGAACATTAATCCTCACTAATCGTCATGTCATTTTTGATGGCTATGAACAAGGTAAAAATATCCAAGTTGAATTTTTCAGTTCCCCGCCATCAGACCGAGTGCGAATGCGGCGAGATGCCAAGTTGTTCCAAATGACTTCCATAAACGAACAACTCGATTTAGCTATTTTGGAAGTTAGCGGTAAACTACCAGAAGATATCCAACTCTTACCCATCTCTTCAACTGCAATTACCCCGAAAATGCCCATTCGGATTATCGGTCATTCTGCTCAAAGAGGTGAAGATAATTCTTGGTCTAGGTTATTTAGTAATGCTTCTAAATCTGCGTCAAAACCATAGGAGACGCGATTAATCGCGTCTGTACAAGAGTTAGGAGTTAGCCCGATCGCAATACACTGCACCAAAGCTATGATCGGCATGAATCTCAATGACTAGATCAACAACTGTCGCATCTTTTACCAAAGGCTTGATGAATAATTCCGGGTGGAGCGATCGCCAAAAATAATTGACAAATTGCTCTATCTCTGCATTGCTCATCCCCGATTTACCCACAGCAATCATCTGCTGTTCCGCCTGTTTGCGCCACTCTAAAGAACACCGATAATCAGTTGGATATAGCACAATTAAGCTGTCTAATCTCTCCCACAATGGTAAATAATCGTGGAGGCGATGATTCATATCACGGGCAAATGCTCTATCTTCATCTGTGATAATTGGCGGTGGTGCAGTATCAAATACATCTGGGTCGAGTGGTCGCACACCCACAAACCAACCTTCAAATAGTACAATATCTACACCTGTGACAATTTCTGAAGTAGTGCGATCGCCAGCACCTCCAAAAGCAGATTTATCAAAGCGGGGAATCATCACAGGACTTTGCAACTGGCGGATTTGGTCTAGTACATTTAAACCTAAATCTACATCGTGGGTTCCTGGTGGGCCGCGCCAAATCAAGCGGGGATCTTGCTGTGTTAAAACCAAGCGATCGCTGTAAGTTTTATATAAGTCATCTAAAGACAAACTTACAGTCCGGTATCCCAACTGATCGAGAATCAAGCTGAGAACCTTAGACATTGTGGTTTTACCAGTGCCTTGTCCTCCCAATATTCCTTGAATCAGGGGGCGTTTTAACTGTTGGCGCTGCGATGCTAGCTTGATTCCCAAAGGTAGCCACAAGTCCCACAATACTTGTAACATTTCCTTGGGTTCGATTTGAAAAGTAGTTTGGCAGAATTGGCTAAAAGCTGGTAAGACAGATTTTAGTAAATGCGATCGCTTTTCTATCATTTCATCGACATTTTCCGGCGTGATTCCAAAAGCTTTTGCCCTCACCCCATCTGCTAACGCCGCTTCTCTTGCTGACTGCTTCTCCATCTCTTTCATCTCCCACCCTACGATCCCAGCTTAAAGGCTTCGAGAAACAGTCCGTAGATGAAACCAACTTTGAGGAGATTTAGTGAATCTACTAAGAGCGATCGCCTTGACAAAAAGCTCCGATGATAAAATATCCTACTGGTAATTTCCGTCAACATTACTAAAAAAGCAGCTACTACAATGTCTAATTCTGCTCGTTGACCGGCTGTAGTGGAAGCTACGTTTGCCAGAAAAAAACCTAACAAAAAACTAATGATCAGCAACGATAGCCGCCGCCAAGGATTTAAAAACCATTGCCCCAAGCGTGTAGCAATAGCATCGAATAAGTTATTGAGACGAGTGTTTTGCATCACATAGACTTCTGGGAAAAGTCAAGATATCTTGAAATATATCTATATTCAAAAGAGGATATTGGTTTTAGCCTCAGCTTGTTTGTTAATATTATAGATATCTCCTGGGTTTCTAGCGTTGATTCAAATTTGCACATCATATCATCTTTAGGGAAGTTTAGTACCTTAAAAAGGTGCTTATTCTAACGCAAGATGAAATATGCATCTTAGATTTATCTAAGGGTTTGGCAAAAAACGCCTTGTTGCGATCGCTATTACCGCAAAGCGGAAGTCAGCCCCAACTGTTGGATACGCTGTGTTTCGACTCTGCTCAACATAAATTCGCGTTCGTGTCAGTCAAAAGTCAAAAGACTGTGATTTTAGGCTTTTTGGCTGTAATAAAATGGTAGGTTTATTTCTGCCTACCTGTACTAGTGGTTTCACGAAAGTTTTATTTTTCTTTATACAAATGAATTGGCTGGCTCGGTATGTAATTTTCTTGTTTTTATGTAAGCCTACGGTCAAGACACAAAGCAATGGGTATCTTTACCCCAAGTTTATCAGACATCCAGGGAATTATTTCCTCCGAATATTGTCTAATCAGAATGATAATTATAATACATTAGTATCATTAATTTTAGGAAAGTCTATATTAGACTACTTTCTATGATTCCCTTTTGGGATAATAGGCTACTATTTGGTCAAGCCTAAACAAAATATTTATTTCTAATAACTATCAATATGAAATCCTCAGTATATCGTAACCTCGGTATTACAGTTTTTTGCTTGGGACTGCTTGCTGCTCTGGTGGGATGCTTTGGAGTGAGCGTATCCCTTGAGTCCACACCAGATACATCTTCACAACCGCCGACTGAAACTACTCAGTGGGAGACGACTTCCTCTACACCCGTTTTACCTCAAAAGGGTGTTTCAGCTAGTCTATCAACTCCAGCAACTACCTCAACCAATCAAGTAGAACATAATAATATTGAAGAGAAAACTTATCCTGTCTTGGCAGAGCGTGATAAATCAGCTAGCAAAAGTAAGCATCAAGGAACTTTGCGAATGAGCAATCAAACAAATCAGCCTGTACGGTTGGCTCTACTGGCGCGACAGTCCTTCGCAAAAGGCTCTGGTACTAAACAAGCTAACTATGATGTACCGGCACATTGGGATTTTGCTCCCCAAGAAGGTAGTGAGAAGGGACTAATTTTATCCCTACCTCAGAATAATTTAAAGCTGGAGAAGGGAGATATTTTAGTTGCTTTCGCACAAGATGGTTCCCGTCGTTACTGGGGCCCCTATGTTGTCGGCGAAACTCAATTACCGAAATGGAATTCGCAAAGCAGAGAATGGCAACTAGTGCTGAGTCCATAGTCGATATTTAGGAGTGGGGAGTGGGGAGTAGGGAATAGGGAATGGGAAAGAGTTTTTTCTGTTTCTTAAATGTCTTCATATCCGCCAAAATGTATTTGACAGACTAGTACTGTATTGGATGGGTTTCTTTGGAGACTTAGAACAACTGGCGTTACTGAACAGGAAAAAGGGTAATATTGTTGAATTCAAAACTCCGAAGAACAAAAGATAGATAATCAACGACTATTGAGTAGTGATTGTTGACTATTGACTAATGAGCATGAAATTGAGTGTTAAGCACACTGTTGATCAGTGGTTCAACAAAATAGTGAAAAATCCAGCCCTTGGTGTAACTGTGTCGATTTTGTGGTTGATATTGATTAACTGGATAGCTTTTGGGTGGAATTTGGGCAATATTGGCTTGATTGATGAGACAGAGCCGTTGTTTGCCGAAGCTTCCCGCCAGATGTTCGTTACAGGTGATTGGATTACCCCATTTTTCAATGGTGACACTCGTTTCGATAAACCTGCTTTAATTTACTGGTGTCAAGCGATCGCTTATGCAATTATAGGGGTGAATGAGTGGGCAGTGCGCCTTCCTTCAGCGATCGCAGCTTTCGCCTTAATTTGTTTAGCTTTTTACACCATACAGTGGTATTTCGCTAAACAAGACGAACTAGAGCAAGTTTCGCGCCCTAATCGCCGCTACAAAACATCTTTTATAGCAGCAGCCCTCATGGCACTCAATCCCGAAACTATTATTTGGGCGAGAACTGGTGTCTCTGATATGCTGCTCACTGGATGTATGGCATCAGCTTTGTTATGTTTCTTTCTAGGGTACGCAGGTAAGGGAGGGACTGGGGGCTGGGGACTGGGGACTAAAGGGAGTGGACAGAGGAGTGGGGAAGAATTTTCCCAATCCCTAACCCCTAATCACCAATCCCAGAGCGAAGCAACCTCTCCATTCCCTAATAAGTGGTATTTAGCTTTTTATGTGCTGATTGCTGGCGCAATTTTGACTAAAGGACCAGTGGGAATTGTTGTACCAGGGCTAATTGTTGCCGTATTTTTGCTTTATGTGGGAAAATTTCGAGAGGTGTTGCGGGAAATGCGCCTTCTCGTGGGTATGCTGATAATTTTAGGTTTATCAGTGCCCTGGTATGCTTTAGTAATTTGGCGCAATGGCTGGAATTATATTAATGCCTTTTTTGGTTATCACAACCTGGAACGCTTTACAGAAGTAGTTAATGGTCACTCAGCACCTTGGTATTTTTACTTTTTAGTAGTGCTGCTGGGTTTTGCGCCCTACTCAGTGTATTTACCACTCTCTATAGTAAGATTAAAGTTTTGGCAGCGATCGCACTGGCGATCCCTTGAACGTTTTCAACAGTTTGGTTTATTCGCCTGGTTGTGGTTTGCTAGCATCTTTGGCTTTTTCACCGTTGCTGTTACCAAACTCCCTAGCTACGTGTTGCCTTTAATGCCAGCAGCAGCAATCTTGGTAGCCTTGTTGTGGAGTGACTTTTTCCAGGATACAGAGGCTAGGCAAACAATACCTGTTTCTTCTCCCACTCCTCCCATCTCCCCCTCTTTTCTCCAAGTAAGTGGTTGGGTAAATGTAGTATTTTTATCATTCCTATCTATAGCACTGTTTAACATAACCCACATATTAGGTACTGATCCAGCTATAAGCAACTTCCACGAACAAATTCAACGAACTGGTTTACCAGTAATAGCCGGGGTAATGTGGCTAGTTTGTGCCGTTTTAGTTGCGGGTTTATTACTAAATCGCCAATGGAACCAGGTTATCGCTATTAATTTAATCGGGTTTGTAGCGTTTTTAATTTTTGTTTTAACGCCTGCTTCGTTTTTTATTGATCGAGAACGTCAATTACCCTTAAGGGAATTGTCTGCGGTCATTCTACAAGCAAAAGAACCAAATGAAGAATTGATCATGCTTGGCTTCAAAAAGCCTAGTGTGGTATTTTATAGCCACATTCACGTAAATTATTTAAGATTTCCCCAAGAGGCTATAGAGCATATAAAAAACCAAGCTGCCAAAGGACTAAAACCTGCTTCAGTGCTGCTGTTGGCTGAACAGAAAAAGTTTTTACAAATGGATTTACAGCCAGATGATTACAAGAATTTATCAACCAAGGGTGCTTATAACTTGGTTCGAGTTCCTTTTAAGAAAAATAAAACTGAAAAAATTGATATTTCATAATTAGTCATTAGTCATTAGTCATTAGTCATTAGTCATTAGTCATTAGTCATTAGGCATGGGGCATTGGTTATTAAGTCTTCTCCCCCTGCTTCCTCATGCCTTACTCCCCATTCCCCACTCCCCATTCCCATTAACATTTGTCATTGTAACCGTTGACAGCTAAAGCGTGATTAATCTGGTTTAATAGGTCTTCCATTGATATTGATCGCGGTAATATTTGGGTAGCGATCGCACCAACAATAGTTTCTATCGATTCCAAACCATTCTTCTTCTGCTTGTCAATTTCCTTGTAAGCTACCCCAGACTGGAAACTGGTTTCTGGGTGATTTAATCGCTGATTCAGTACTAAAATTGGTGGTAATTTATCAGGTGAATCTCCCAATGTTTTCAATGCTTTTAGCACGTCTTTGTGGATCGTGGATTCTCCTAAACAAATTAGCAGTAAGTCAACGCTTTGGTGGCGAATTTGTTGTAATACTTCTGCCCAACAGGGACTCATCGCCGCTTTGAAGCCTGCTGTTTGTAGGTACTGAATTAAAGCTTGGAACCACTCAGACCCCCGTTGTGCAGTTTCACTACTAATTGAGCAATTTTTTGCTGTCCCAGAACCCTTAACTTTGCGTCTTATTTGTGGTAAATCACGCAGCATTGTCAAATCCACTACTAGGATGTTAGGAGGACAGCAAATCCCAGAAGCAATTTCCAATACTGATAGCAAGGCATCTGTGTTTTCAGCGCGACTACTGTTGTCCCTAGCAAATGGTGTTAAGTAAGGAAATACAGATAATTCTGGGATTTTAGAAGCTATTAGAGTAGTTGCGACATCGCAAGTAACTAGGGGGATAGCCGCCAAACGTGGGTGCTGAATTAGTTGTTGTAGATAAATTTGGGCGGTGGTACTTTCGACATCTAGCAAAATAACATCAAACTGCCATACCCGCGCCAAAAGTTCTGCTTGATCTAGGTCATCTACTTCAATCACCCGGTGTTCTCGAAGTGAGGCGTGGGGATTAACCGATTCCAACTGGGGATTCACCAACCTGAGAATTCGTAGTGGGGTTTTAGTTGGGACAATTGCGCTGTTGTTTAACCCTTGGGGCAAAACTGCTGGTGAAGTACATAATTTTTCGAGAACTGGTGCTAAAAGGTGATTCTCTACTGGCAAACTTAAGAAACCATCGGCTCGGTTAGCAAATGCTTGCTCTTTTTCGGCTGCCGTCGCTGTCACAATTACAGATATATGCCGGGTTGCGGTGTCAGATTTCAGTAAAGTCAGCACATCCCAGCCAGATAGTAGAGGTAGCAACGGATTCAAAAATATAGCGATTGGTTGCAAGCGCCGAGCTTTTTCTACTGCTTCTGTCCCCGATCGCGCAATCACTACCCGATATCCTAAACCTTTAAGTTGTTCGGTCAAGTCTTCAATATATCGCGCTACTGCCTCGACTACTAAAACTAACCGTTGCGAACTGGCGGGATGATGCTGTGTGGACGTAATAACATGCCCAACGGCTGCGGAATTTTCTCGTGTCGATTGGTGTCGCGTTTCTTCCTCTTCTTTGATTCCCATATCTGGTTCCGAAAAGCCTGTCTTCGGAGGACTGGGCGGTAGAAGTAGTGTAAACTGGCTACCTTTTCCTTCACGCGATAAGAAGCTAACATCTCCTCCGTGGAGACGAGCCAGGGCCCGAGTTAATACCAGCCCCAAACCAGTGCCTTCAAATTGGCGAGTCAGGGGATTTTCGAGTTGTTGGAATTTTTGAAAAATTAAGTGTTGCTGGTGTTCAGGAATCCCAATGCCTGTATCCCAAACGGTAAAGGCAATCCAGCCTTCCCAACGACTCACCCGCAAACCAATTTCGCCAGATAATTCAGTGAATTTAAAGGCGTTGGAAAGTAGG from Nostoc commune NIES-4072 includes:
- a CDS encoding ATP-binding protein: MLMLDYPLYDFQATVPSCPQTSSLAVVLEIFEQEQCDRLVVLNQQQSPIGLLYSARLIQKLLAHSDDKNLNLHQSLSIWGQGLIEPIQTISASERVEQLGLHLNYAQAEKQNLDWALIDSDGQYLGLLDSSRLLRSLAKERMASLQSSGIERSSSVQPPNQSKSLRHQPLIQLLERLPWPLMLQTGTGEVIARNPAWWEQLGVLKDPEGVRQQVEAILVPNRSEKPEYVSQRAIKVYPNGRESEHGGEEELTQQEASDPVYSRCYLDSQVGTCTCVVEVQNGQERIWQFAKIPLDSPEFQVMSAEQEVALSNDLWLVLATDVTEQQQLCKELAAKNADLIQLNRLKDEFLACISHELKTPLTAVLGLSRLLVDQQLGELNERQARYAGLIHQSGRHLMSVVNDILDLTRMETGQMDLTLTPVKIQAVCDRALSDAKAIHTQIPKTTSASPTQNARSSAPQFCLSIELGLDQIVADELRLRQMLVHLLSNAFKFTELSGEIGLRVSRWEGWIAFTVWDTGIGIPEHQQHLIFQKFQQLENPLTRQFEGTGLGLVLTRALARLHGGDVSFLSREGKGSQFTLLLPPSPPKTGFSEPDMGIKEEEETRHQSTRENSAAVGHVITSTQHHPASSQRLVLVVEAVARYIEDLTEQLKGLGYRVVIARSGTEAVEKARRLQPIAIFLNPLLPLLSGWDVLTLLKSDTATRHISVIVTATAAEKEQAFANRADGFLSLPVENHLLAPVLEKLCTSPAVLPQGLNNSAIVPTKTPLRILRLVNPQLESVNPHASLREHRVIEVDDLDQAELLARVWQFDVILLDVESTTAQIYLQQLIQHPRLAAIPLVTCDVATTLIASKIPELSVFPYLTPFARDNSSRAENTDALLSVLEIASGICCPPNILVVDLTMLRDLPQIRRKVKGSGTAKNCSISSETAQRGSEWFQALIQYLQTAGFKAAMSPCWAEVLQQIRHQSVDLLLICLGESTIHKDVLKALKTLGDSPDKLPPILVLNQRLNHPETSFQSGVAYKEIDKQKKNGLESIETIVGAIATQILPRSISMEDLLNQINHALAVNGYNDKC